In Gossypium arboreum isolate Shixiya-1 chromosome 3, ASM2569848v2, whole genome shotgun sequence, the sequence tttcatcGACGAGAAAACACAGAAACAAAACCGAAGAACTAAAAGAAAAATGGCGTCTTTGGCTCAACAATTCACAGGTCTAAGATGTCCACCACTCTCCTCATCTCGGTTTTCTGTGAAACCAAAGCAAACCCAGAAAGTGGGCGCTTTTGCTTCTCCTATAGTTTCAGCCGTCGCTGTCTCAAATGCACAGACCAAAGATAGGCTTGAACTCAAGAAGATGTTCGAGGATGCTTACGAACGCTGTCGAACTGCTCCTATGGAAGGCGTGGCTTTTACTGTTGAGGATTTTCAAAATGCTCTTGAGAAATATGACTTTGATTCTGAGCTTGGAACCAAGGTTTGGGGTTTTTTCTCCCCTTTCTTTTCATTTGGTTGTTTTATTTCAttcaaattcttaaaatttatccattttagaTTGGATTAGGAATTGCTAGCGGATTATGTGGATTGGGTACTTATTTTATTGGCCATTTATTTGAAGATAATCATTCAATATGAATTATGTTAATGTATGAGCTCAGATGAGGTAATTAATGTGAATTATGTTGAAATTGTGTTTGAGGGTAGGTTTGGTTGGAATTTGTGtttggattttctttttttaGTTCTGCTGGTGTTTCCTAGGTGTGAAAAAGATTAATTGAAATTCTACAATTTTACTTGTGTTTGTGCTTGAGGTTTATGATTTGGATAAAAAGAAATGTATATGTTTTCAGGTTAAAGGAACAGTTTTCTGCACAGATGGCAATGGGGCGTTGGTTGATATTACTGCCAAATCTTCTGCATATCTACCGGTCCAAGAGGCCAGCATTCACAAAATTAAACATGTAGAAGAAGTTGGTATAGTTCCTGGTTTAAGGGAGGAATTTATGATTATCGGTGAAAACGAGGCtgatgatagcttaattttgAGCTTAAGGTCCATCCAATATGAACTTGCCTGGGAAAGATGCAGGCAACTTCAAGCTGAGGATGTTGTCGTGAAGGGCAAGGTGCGTATCTTCTGCCAATTGTATCTGATTGAAACTCTTATAGGTCTAGAGCTTCCAGaaaaattttatacttaattcaAGCATTCTCGCGCACTGCTCTTTGACTAACTGGTACTTGCAAGAAGTAGGTTGTTGGTGCAAACAAGGGTGGAGTAGTGGCATTGGTGGAGGGTCTTCGAGGGTTTGTTCCT encodes:
- the LOC108476000 gene encoding 30S ribosomal protein S1, chloroplastic; this translates as MASLAQQFTGLRCPPLSSSRFSVKPKQTQKVGAFASPIVSAVAVSNAQTKDRLELKKMFEDAYERCRTAPMEGVAFTVEDFQNALEKYDFDSELGTKVKGTVFCTDGNGALVDITAKSSAYLPVQEASIHKIKHVEEVGIVPGLREEFMIIGENEADDSLILSLRSIQYELAWERCRQLQAEDVVVKGKVVGANKGGVVALVEGLRGFVPFSQISSKATAEELLDKELPLKFVEVDEEQSRLVFSNRKAMADSQAQLGIGSVVLGTVQSLKPYGAFIDIGGINGLLHVSQISHDRVSDIATVLQPGDTLKVMILSHDRERGRVSLSTKKLEPTPGDMIRNPTLVFEKAEEMAQTFRQRIAQAEAMARADMLRFQPESGLTLSSDGILGPLASDLPAEGLDLSDVPEAEEV